Proteins from one Bacteriovorax sp. BAL6_X genomic window:
- a CDS encoding glycerol-3-phosphate dehydrogenase/oxidase, giving the protein MISNLSDTKDFYSTIIIGGGIVGAGVFRDLSLHDIDTLLVDKKDFASQTSSKSSKMLHGGIRYLENFDFPLVWEALHEKNLWLRLAPHLCFEEKFYLPIYSDSIRPKWMIRIGLFLYDLLSSFQNSPYEMKSKIETIETNADLKEDDLKGSGVYHDAVVHDGRLTIEVLRDAAFNPKCHALNHVALEDYEFQTDGRIRVVLNDEIEGIKKEVYCNDIIFATGPFTDKVLAKAKQIRWHPQLLPSRGSHIWISKERLKIKSAILLTPNDGRVIFVIPQADKILVGTTEAKVEEDYFDLKPTQEEIEYLLANLNQYFPKAKIEESDIISSFAGIRPLVKDDSTAALGKTARVHKYFQPLKNCHVLIGGKYTTFRTMAQDVAKVIVHKHKKPYIQDKTLAEFRFKMRYNPFKQKGFTAKQEAEVRKYEFVRCEEDFNRRY; this is encoded by the coding sequence ATGATTAGCAATTTAAGCGATACAAAAGATTTTTATAGCACCATTATTATTGGAGGTGGCATTGTAGGGGCCGGAGTTTTCCGAGACCTAAGTCTACATGATATTGATACCCTTCTTGTAGACAAGAAGGATTTCGCCTCTCAAACAAGCTCTAAAAGTTCAAAGATGCTTCACGGAGGAATCCGCTACCTTGAAAACTTTGATTTTCCCTTAGTATGGGAGGCCTTGCATGAGAAGAACCTATGGTTAAGACTTGCTCCTCATCTATGCTTTGAAGAGAAGTTCTATCTACCGATCTACTCTGATTCAATTCGCCCAAAATGGATGATTAGAATTGGCCTTTTCTTGTATGACCTACTTTCAAGTTTTCAAAACTCTCCTTATGAAATGAAGAGTAAAATCGAAACAATTGAAACAAATGCAGATTTAAAAGAAGATGATTTAAAAGGAAGCGGTGTTTATCATGATGCAGTTGTGCACGATGGACGATTAACCATTGAAGTCCTAAGAGACGCTGCCTTTAATCCTAAATGTCATGCACTAAATCATGTGGCCCTAGAGGATTATGAATTCCAAACAGATGGAAGAATTAGGGTTGTTCTAAATGATGAAATAGAAGGGATAAAAAAAGAAGTCTACTGTAATGACATCATTTTTGCGACAGGTCCTTTTACAGATAAAGTACTCGCAAAAGCCAAACAAATCCGCTGGCATCCACAACTATTACCATCACGTGGTAGTCATATTTGGATCTCAAAAGAGCGCTTAAAAATTAAGAGTGCAATTCTTCTAACACCAAACGATGGCCGCGTTATCTTTGTCATTCCACAGGCCGATAAAATTCTAGTTGGTACAACAGAAGCAAAAGTAGAAGAAGACTATTTTGATTTAAAACCAACACAAGAAGAGATCGAGTATTTACTCGCCAACTTAAATCAATACTTCCCAAAGGCCAAAATTGAAGAAAGTGATATAATCTCAAGTTTTGCAGGAATTCGTCCCCTAGTAAAAGACGACTCCACGGCCGCACTAGGCAAGACTGCTCGAGTTCACAAATACTTTCAGCCTTTGAAAAATTGCCACGTTCTAATTGGAGGAAAATACACAACCTTTAGAACGATGGCCCAGGATGTAGCTAAAGTAATTGTGCATAAGCATAAGAAACCATATATCCAAGATAAGACTCTGGCAGAATTTCGCTTTAAAATGCGCTACAATCCTTTTAAGCAAAAAGGATTTACAGCGAAACAAGAAGCTGAAGTTAGAAAGTATGAATTTGTACGATGTGAAGAAGATTTTAACAGACGCTACTAG